The Actinomycetota bacterium genome includes a region encoding these proteins:
- a CDS encoding SMC family ATPase codes for MRPLELTLDGFRSYRTAQTFEFRDRRLVGIVGEIGSGKSSVLDAIAFALFGKTPTIASNTKSLIHQLRDDCHVELRFAVGEDVWQIQRALRRRGQAGHKLVRLADDTSDAAELDPITGDDATKRRVEELLGMDFETFCRSVLLAQNRFSEFLRASAGERDKVLKGVFGFERLDQAHGVAKRRLEAVTDRLSNLAADRTRLEQVIAELATARPAAVAAAERADLLSGHAEEVASLRADREEARRALEQARAATDELASIAGQAPADDAVLDTVQRAGAARAQVDEARAAVDEAARRRSERERARTELVERLGDPQQLGSFGALVERREAAVRGLEASERQAEVAARAAEQAERHAEKAQAQADAAAAAHDQTEAAVATAQADLERVEDERRAAHRAEMAHELRAHLAVGDPCPVCERAVDSTPRRRAAPKTTAAEKAVKSAKAALEKARKAELRARQQHTRAENDLAAARTQLETSTAGAATAAGQATAAQEELARVSEELVERLGEGDPRALLDERMRLLETAERDLDEARAELERAEADAISVTDGATTALEATGALAARIVGCWGRLGEIREPVADPGSLGEERAELLRAIDDRRSEVGGLVSDVTAREHAGRKRLDEIAAELDISDLEMFGDALAHASAERGSTQQRVVDLEAEVERGADLEQRVSSDEARRTLLLRLEKDLRPSRFLGFLLEEERAELAELGSEHFEQLTAGGYRFSEDDRFDVRDMNAAGRPRKADSLSGGETFLASLALALALAEMVARGGGRLDSFFLDEGFGGLDPEHLALAMEGIGRLVAEDPDRLVVLVSHVREMQDSIEDLIELAKDAVTGDTRVVRGARAISAGV; via the coding sequence ATGCGTCCGCTTGAGCTGACGCTCGACGGGTTCCGCTCGTACCGGACCGCGCAGACCTTCGAGTTCCGTGATCGGAGGCTGGTCGGCATCGTCGGCGAGATCGGATCCGGCAAGTCCTCGGTCCTCGACGCGATCGCATTCGCGTTGTTCGGCAAGACGCCGACGATCGCGAGCAACACGAAGTCGCTGATCCACCAGTTGCGGGACGACTGCCACGTCGAACTGCGGTTCGCCGTCGGCGAGGACGTGTGGCAGATCCAGCGCGCGCTGCGCCGCAGAGGGCAAGCCGGGCACAAGCTCGTGCGGCTGGCCGACGACACATCGGATGCGGCGGAACTGGACCCGATCACGGGCGACGACGCGACCAAACGCAGGGTCGAGGAACTGCTCGGGATGGACTTCGAGACCTTCTGCCGGTCCGTGCTGCTCGCGCAGAACCGCTTCTCGGAGTTCCTTCGCGCCTCGGCCGGTGAACGCGACAAGGTGCTCAAGGGCGTGTTCGGGTTCGAGCGGCTCGATCAGGCCCACGGGGTCGCCAAGCGCCGGCTCGAGGCCGTCACCGATCGGTTGTCGAACCTCGCCGCCGATCGAACCCGCCTCGAGCAGGTGATCGCGGAACTGGCGACGGCGCGGCCGGCTGCCGTCGCCGCCGCCGAGCGCGCCGACCTGCTCTCCGGACACGCCGAGGAGGTCGCCTCCCTGCGCGCCGATCGCGAGGAAGCTCGCCGCGCGCTCGAGCAGGCACGAGCGGCGACCGACGAGCTGGCGTCGATCGCAGGCCAGGCGCCGGCAGACGATGCCGTTCTCGACACGGTGCAGCGAGCGGGTGCGGCGAGGGCTCAGGTGGACGAAGCACGCGCAGCGGTCGACGAGGCCGCGCGACGGCGCTCGGAACGGGAGCGAGCGCGCACCGAGCTCGTCGAGCGGCTCGGTGACCCCCAGCAGCTCGGATCGTTCGGCGCGCTCGTCGAGCGGCGCGAGGCGGCCGTCCGAGGCCTGGAGGCGAGCGAGCGACAGGCCGAGGTCGCCGCGCGCGCCGCCGAGCAGGCCGAGCGGCACGCCGAGAAAGCGCAGGCGCAGGCGGACGCCGCTGCGGCCGCACACGACCAGACCGAGGCGGCCGTCGCGACGGCGCAAGCCGATCTCGAGCGGGTCGAAGACGAGCGGCGCGCGGCGCATCGCGCCGAGATGGCACACGAGCTCCGCGCGCATCTCGCCGTGGGCGATCCCTGCCCGGTGTGCGAACGCGCCGTCGATTCCACCCCGCGCCGCAGGGCCGCGCCGAAGACCACCGCGGCCGAGAAGGCGGTGAAGAGCGCGAAAGCTGCGCTCGAGAAGGCACGCAAGGCGGAGCTGCGCGCCCGCCAACAGCACACGCGGGCCGAGAACGACCTCGCGGCCGCCCGGACCCAGCTCGAGACGAGCACCGCCGGTGCTGCCACGGCCGCCGGCCAGGCGACCGCGGCGCAGGAAGAGCTCGCCCGGGTCTCCGAAGAGCTCGTGGAACGGCTGGGCGAGGGCGACCCGCGTGCCCTCCTCGACGAACGCATGCGCCTGCTCGAGACGGCCGAGCGCGACCTCGACGAGGCACGAGCCGAGCTCGAGCGCGCCGAGGCCGACGCGATCAGCGTCACCGACGGCGCGACGACGGCGCTCGAGGCGACCGGCGCCCTCGCGGCACGGATCGTCGGCTGCTGGGGACGGCTCGGTGAGATCCGGGAGCCGGTCGCCGATCCCGGATCGCTCGGCGAGGAGCGCGCCGAGCTGCTACGGGCGATCGACGACCGGCGCAGCGAGGTCGGCGGACTCGTGTCGGACGTCACCGCCCGAGAACACGCCGGCCGAAAACGGCTCGATGAGATCGCCGCTGAGCTCGACATCTCCGATCTCGAGATGTTCGGTGATGCGCTCGCGCACGCGAGCGCGGAGCGCGGGTCGACGCAGCAGCGGGTCGTCGACCTCGAGGCCGAGGTGGAACGCGGAGCCGATCTCGAGCAGCGCGTGAGCAGTGACGAGGCGCGACGCACCCTGCTCCTGCGGCTGGAGAAAGACCTGCGTCCGTCCCGGTTCCTCGGCTTCCTGCTCGAGGAGGAGCGCGCCGAGCTCGCGGAGCTCGGGAGCGAGCATTTCGAACAGCTGACTGCCGGGGGGTATCGGTTCAGCGAGGACGATCGGTTCGACGTCCGCGACATGAACGCGGCCGGACGCCCCCGCAAGGCCGACAGCCTCTCCGGCGGCGAGACGTTCCTGGCCTCGCTCGCGCTGGCATTGGCCCTGGCCGAGATGGTCGCGCGGGGCGGCGGACGCCTCGACTCGTTCTTCCTGGATGAGGGCTTCGGCGGGCTCGACCCCGAGCATCTGGCCCTGGCGATGGAGGGGATCGGCCGGCTGGTCGCCGAGGACCCCGACCGGCTCGTCGTGCTCGTGAGCCACGTGCGGGAGATGCAGGACTCGATCGAGGACCTGATCGAGCTCGCGAAAGACGCGGTCACCGGCGATACGCGCGTGGTGCGTGGTGCCCGGGCCATCTCGGCGGGCGTGTAG
- a CDS encoding acetyl-CoA C-acetyltransferase: MTSRSVIVAGARTPIGRFRGALSGFTAMELGGRAIAEALSRSGVAPVQVDYVLMGHVLQAAQGQITARQAAIEAGVPKEVPAVTINKVCPSGMTAIAMADQAIRAGDIEIAVAGGMESMTNAPYALPKARDGNRLGHAELIDTMQLDGLTSPFSRLSMGEDTDGVNVELGISRVDQDAWAARSHQRAHAGWESRVLEDEVLEIEVVQRRGDPIRLSRDEGIRPETTTEVLGGLRSAFGGSGTVTAGNASQISDGAAAVVVMSSEKAAELGLEPLAEIVAYGMAAERFPYLHTVPALSLQRALKRAGRDPSDLEVIEINEAFAAVAVHSTKMLGVDSEIVNPNGGAVAMGHPIGASGARLVLTLAHELRRRGASLGGAAICGGGGQGDALLLRRP, translated from the coding sequence ATGACGTCTCGTTCCGTGATCGTCGCCGGTGCGCGGACCCCGATCGGGCGGTTCCGCGGCGCCCTGTCCGGGTTCACCGCGATGGAGCTCGGCGGCCGTGCGATCGCCGAGGCGCTCTCGCGATCCGGCGTCGCACCCGTGCAGGTCGACTACGTGCTCATGGGTCACGTGCTCCAGGCCGCGCAGGGGCAGATCACCGCACGGCAGGCCGCGATCGAGGCCGGTGTCCCGAAGGAGGTGCCCGCCGTCACGATCAACAAGGTGTGCCCGTCGGGGATGACGGCGATCGCGATGGCCGATCAGGCGATCCGGGCCGGCGACATCGAGATCGCCGTCGCCGGTGGGATGGAGTCGATGACGAACGCTCCCTACGCGCTGCCGAAGGCGCGCGACGGGAACCGCCTCGGGCACGCCGAGCTGATCGACACGATGCAGCTCGACGGGCTCACGTCGCCGTTCTCCCGCCTGTCGATGGGCGAGGACACCGATGGGGTGAACGTGGAGCTCGGGATCTCGCGCGTGGACCAGGACGCGTGGGCCGCGCGCAGCCATCAACGTGCGCATGCCGGCTGGGAGAGCCGTGTGCTGGAGGACGAGGTACTCGAGATCGAGGTCGTTCAGCGGCGCGGCGATCCGATCCGGCTCTCCCGCGACGAGGGGATCCGCCCGGAGACCACGACCGAGGTGCTCGGAGGGCTCCGCTCCGCCTTCGGCGGATCAGGAACGGTGACCGCGGGCAACGCGTCGCAGATATCCGACGGTGCCGCGGCGGTCGTCGTGATGTCCTCGGAGAAGGCAGCCGAGCTCGGTCTCGAGCCGCTCGCCGAGATCGTCGCGTACGGCATGGCGGCGGAACGGTTCCCGTACCTGCACACGGTTCCCGCTCTCTCGCTGCAACGGGCGTTGAAGCGGGCCGGGCGCGATCCGAGCGACCTCGAGGTGATCGAGATCAACGAGGCGTTCGCCGCCGTCGCGGTGCACTCGACGAAGATGCTCGGGGTCGACTCCGAGATCGTGAACCCGAATGGGGGAGCGGTCGCGATGGGGCACCCGATCGGAGCGAGCGGCGCCCGGCTCGTCCTGACCCTCGCTCACGAACTCCGCAGGCGCGGTGCGAGCCTCGGCGGCGCGGCGATCTGCGGCGGGGGCGGCCAGGGCGACGCGCTCCTGCTCCGGCGTCCCTAG
- a CDS encoding pyridoxal-dependent decarboxylase: MGDEVRDERPGTPDAADRFSWHPEPELLDYRDPAAARAALEAMGSATWDTALDFLYEQAMRRPVGPDTYPEARRRYFGPEGRPAPAPEGPVPFAALLDEFRDRIAPAMFNAQHPRAFSYFTPPPLPSSIAGEVLSQWTHQGVDVWHAGPVAAFVEEEVTTWLRELVGFDEDGWGVLTSGGVMANVMAMTVARDVHLRRLRDLDRQPRAADLDGVRVYASDQAHFSIARALSTLGFPDDTLRVIGSDERFRLHGEPVARAIDEDRAAGLVPLAIAAVGGSTNTGSIDLTGELADLARREGLWLHVDAAYGGAARLSERDAGRVPDLERADSVTVDPHKWFFQAYDIGGLLVRRRDDLLATFHRAPEYYRSSDPESDPLHWYQYSFEGTRRFRGLKLWLSWKHLGTEGLGRLVEITDDLAAGFAQRCRDHPDLEPVPSDPELSVVCFRHVPGGIDRADIEPDALDAHQDRLQQALAAGGDAWVSTTRLRGRTYLRAGFMNPMTTDADLDRAIALVTSLGAQD, from the coding sequence GTGGGCGACGAGGTTCGCGACGAACGGCCCGGCACCCCGGACGCTGCAGATCGATTCTCCTGGCATCCCGAGCCGGAACTTCTCGACTACCGCGACCCGGCCGCGGCGCGCGCTGCACTCGAGGCGATGGGCAGCGCGACGTGGGACACCGCGCTCGACTTCCTCTACGAGCAGGCGATGCGACGGCCGGTCGGGCCGGACACCTATCCCGAGGCGCGACGTCGCTACTTCGGGCCCGAAGGACGGCCCGCACCCGCCCCCGAGGGACCGGTGCCGTTCGCCGCGCTGCTCGATGAGTTCCGCGATCGGATCGCCCCGGCGATGTTCAATGCGCAGCACCCTCGTGCGTTCAGCTACTTCACGCCCCCGCCGCTCCCCTCCTCGATCGCCGGGGAGGTGCTGAGCCAGTGGACCCACCAGGGGGTCGACGTGTGGCACGCGGGGCCCGTCGCCGCGTTCGTCGAGGAGGAGGTCACCACGTGGCTCCGCGAGCTCGTCGGGTTCGACGAGGACGGCTGGGGGGTGCTCACCTCGGGCGGCGTCATGGCGAACGTGATGGCGATGACCGTCGCCCGCGACGTGCACCTGCGGCGGCTCCGGGACCTCGATCGGCAGCCGCGCGCCGCCGACCTGGACGGCGTGCGCGTCTACGCATCCGACCAAGCACACTTCTCGATCGCGCGGGCGCTGTCGACGCTCGGGTTCCCCGACGACACCCTGCGCGTGATCGGATCCGACGAGCGGTTCCGGCTGCACGGCGAGCCCGTTGCTCGGGCGATCGACGAGGACCGCGCCGCGGGGCTCGTTCCGCTCGCGATCGCCGCCGTCGGCGGCTCGACGAACACCGGCTCGATCGACCTGACGGGAGAGCTCGCGGACCTCGCGCGGCGCGAGGGCCTCTGGCTGCACGTCGACGCGGCCTACGGCGGCGCGGCACGGCTGTCCGAGCGGGATGCCGGGCGCGTCCCCGACCTTGAGCGCGCCGACTCGGTGACGGTCGACCCGCACAAGTGGTTCTTCCAGGCCTACGACATCGGCGGACTGCTCGTTCGGCGTCGGGACGACCTGCTCGCCACGTTCCATCGCGCGCCGGAGTACTACCGCAGTTCCGACCCGGAGTCCGACCCCCTGCACTGGTACCAATACTCGTTCGAGGGAACACGCCGCTTCCGCGGCCTGAAGCTATGGCTGTCCTGGAAACATCTCGGGACCGAGGGACTCGGCCGCCTGGTCGAGATCACCGACGATCTCGCGGCGGGATTCGCGCAGCGGTGCCGTGACCACCCCGACCTCGAGCCCGTTCCCTCCGACCCGGAGCTGTCGGTCGTGTGCTTCCGGCACGTCCCCGGAGGGATCGACCGGGCCGACATCGAGCCGGATGCGCTCGACGCGCACCAGGACCGGCTGCAGCAGGCCCTCGCCGCCGGCGGTGACGCCTGGGTGTCCACGACCCGTCTGCGGGGGCGCACCTACCTGCGGGCCGGGTTCATGAACCCGATGACCACCGACGCAGACCTCGATCGCGCGATCGCGTTGGTCACCTCGCTCGGCGCGCAGGACTGA
- a CDS encoding AAA family ATPase — protein sequence MKEKNEAAAAPALEQDVLMRAGRADVFKVRDRSRRKRIIRLVAIFLLIDGYLWWRYATYPPEERGFGFPSLGPDAWIFIPMGLLFAAIALTAMLPLLNGRSPHLFVRPEQIEVGIDDVRGLDTQVDEVRRSLDVFMGYATFREELGGNPRRGILFEGPPGTGKTYLAKAMAKQAGVPFLFIAAPAFQSMWFGATARKIRSYFKALRKVALKEGGAIGFIEEIDAIGGARAGIASSVGDGSFLQRAIAHAGMPGGGDSGMVNELLIQMQSFDQPPLRDRIRTRTIEWVNGFLPPERRFASSKLTYNNILLIAATNRADSLDPALLRPGRFDRRLYFDVPTKTERRELVDWFLERKAHHEQLDADEAREKLAHDTLGYTPVMIEHMFDEALLVSLRQGRRQMNVADVYEAKLTEEVGVKQPVVYTDDDRASVATHESGHATVAYFLGKGRRLEVLSIIKRRQSLGLLAHGDEEERYTRSRSEIESAVAIALGGLVSEELFLGESGTGPAADLASATELAAKMVGAFGMAGSLISYEALQNGPLSSSNLVAKVLGDADGKQRVEDILTQQKQVVTALLEENRDVVMALRDALLDEDELLGRDILTVIEKALANRN from the coding sequence ATGAAGGAGAAGAACGAAGCCGCGGCCGCCCCCGCCCTCGAGCAGGACGTGCTCATGCGGGCGGGCCGCGCCGATGTCTTCAAGGTCCGCGACCGCTCCCGCCGAAAGAGGATCATCCGGCTGGTCGCGATCTTCCTGCTGATCGACGGGTATCTGTGGTGGCGCTACGCCACCTATCCCCCGGAGGAACGTGGGTTCGGGTTCCCGAGCCTCGGACCCGACGCCTGGATCTTCATCCCGATGGGCCTGTTGTTCGCGGCGATCGCGCTGACGGCGATGCTGCCCCTGTTGAACGGGCGCTCGCCACACCTGTTCGTACGACCCGAGCAGATCGAAGTGGGCATCGACGACGTCCGGGGCCTCGACACGCAGGTGGACGAGGTCCGCCGCTCCCTGGATGTGTTCATGGGCTACGCGACCTTCCGCGAGGAGCTCGGGGGGAACCCGCGGCGCGGGATCCTCTTCGAGGGGCCCCCGGGAACCGGCAAGACCTACCTCGCCAAGGCGATGGCCAAGCAGGCGGGTGTGCCGTTCCTGTTCATCGCGGCGCCCGCCTTCCAGTCGATGTGGTTCGGCGCCACGGCCCGCAAGATCCGCAGCTACTTCAAGGCGCTCCGCAAGGTCGCGCTCAAGGAAGGTGGCGCGATCGGCTTCATCGAGGAGATCGACGCGATCGGTGGGGCCCGCGCCGGCATCGCGTCCTCGGTGGGGGACGGGTCTTTCCTCCAACGCGCGATCGCCCACGCCGGCATGCCGGGCGGCGGGGACTCCGGCATGGTGAACGAGCTGCTGATCCAGATGCAGTCGTTCGACCAGCCGCCGCTGCGCGACCGGATCCGGACCCGAACGATCGAGTGGGTGAACGGGTTCCTCCCGCCCGAACGGCGGTTCGCATCGTCCAAGCTGACGTACAACAACATCCTGCTGATCGCCGCCACGAACCGGGCTGATTCGCTCGACCCGGCGCTGCTGCGCCCGGGACGGTTCGACCGCCGCCTGTACTTCGACGTTCCGACGAAGACCGAGCGGCGAGAGTTGGTGGACTGGTTCCTCGAACGCAAAGCGCATCACGAGCAGCTCGATGCCGACGAAGCGCGCGAGAAGCTCGCCCACGACACGCTCGGCTACACGCCGGTGATGATCGAGCACATGTTCGACGAGGCGCTGCTCGTCTCCCTACGGCAGGGGCGCCGGCAGATGAACGTGGCGGATGTCTACGAGGCCAAGCTCACCGAGGAGGTGGGGGTCAAGCAGCCCGTCGTCTACACCGACGACGACCGCGCATCGGTCGCCACCCACGAGTCCGGGCATGCGACGGTCGCCTACTTCCTGGGCAAGGGCCGGCGCCTCGAGGTGCTGTCGATCATCAAGCGGCGGCAGTCGCTGGGCCTCCTCGCCCACGGCGACGAGGAGGAGCGGTACACACGATCGCGCTCGGAGATCGAGAGCGCCGTCGCGATCGCCCTCGGCGGACTCGTGTCCGAGGAGCTGTTCCTCGGCGAGTCGGGAACCGGCCCGGCGGCCGATCTCGCGAGCGCGACCGAGCTCGCGGCGAAGATGGTCGGGGCGTTCGGGATGGCGGGGTCGCTGATCTCCTACGAAGCGCTGCAGAATGGGCCGCTGTCGAGTTCGAACCTGGTCGCGAAGGTCCTCGGGGACGCGGACGGTAAGCAGCGCGTCGAGGACATCCTCACCCAGCAGAAGCAGGTCGTCACCGCGCTCCTCGAGGAGAACCGCGACGTCGTCATGGCCCTGCGGGACGCGCTGCTCGACGAGGACGAGCTCCTCGGGCGGGACATCCTGACGGTGATCGAGAAGGCGCTGGCGAACCGCAACTGA
- the mce gene encoding methylmalonyl-CoA epimerase, with product MLTDLDHVGIAVADLAAAVELYRTSFAIEPVHREVVADQGVEEVLFAIGSSYIQLLGALGPQTPVGRFVAAKGPGLHHVAYRVHDVVAALDHLRASGARLVDETPRPGSRGTTIAFVHPNSFGGVLVELVQEAATADPSGPRAER from the coding sequence GTGCTCACGGATCTCGACCACGTCGGCATCGCCGTCGCGGACCTCGCCGCGGCCGTCGAGCTGTATCGCACCTCGTTCGCGATCGAACCGGTCCACCGCGAGGTCGTCGCGGACCAGGGGGTCGAAGAGGTGCTGTTCGCCATCGGCTCCTCCTACATCCAGCTGCTGGGAGCACTGGGACCGCAGACCCCGGTCGGGCGCTTCGTCGCGGCGAAGGGCCCCGGCTTGCACCACGTCGCCTACCGCGTGCACGACGTCGTCGCCGCGCTCGATCATCTGCGTGCGTCGGGCGCCCGGCTGGTCGACGAGACACCTCGGCCCGGCTCCCGCGGAACGACGATCGCGTTCGTGCATCCCAACAGCTTCGGAGGTGTGCTCGTGGAGCTCGTGCAGGAAGCCGCTACGGCAGATCCATCAGGCCCTCGCGCGGAGCGTTGA
- the ccrA gene encoding crotonyl-CoA carboxylase/reductase: MGKDLYDVGELPPIGDVPKQMHAQLVRPDRYAEPEKAIQDEVIDIPELGPHDALVMVMAAGVNFNNVWAARGVPVDVTKSQAKWGEPTDFHIVGSDASGVVYAVGSDVTNVRVGDRVIVHAGQWNHDDPWVVAGNDPGLAASFRVWGYDSCWGSFSQFAKVQAHQCLPKADALTWEEAAAPTLTGATAYRMLFGWPPHTVQPDDVVLVWGGSGGLGSMGVQLVRNAGGKAVAVVSSDDKGEFAKQLGAAGYVNRKDFSHWGVPPAWDSPEWKDWFAGAKAFGKAIWDVLGEKRSPRIVFDHPGQDTIPTSIFVADRGGMVVICAGTSGYDTMVDVRYLWFMQKRYQGSHLFNDEQAAAFNDLVREGKIRTALGATYPYEQSGYAHQLMADGKLPEGNVSVLINAPREGLMDLP; the protein is encoded by the coding sequence ATGGGGAAGGACCTGTACGACGTCGGTGAGCTGCCTCCGATCGGCGATGTACCGAAGCAGATGCACGCCCAGCTGGTGCGCCCCGATCGGTACGCCGAGCCCGAGAAGGCGATCCAGGATGAGGTCATCGACATCCCCGAGCTCGGGCCGCACGACGCGCTCGTGATGGTCATGGCAGCGGGTGTGAACTTCAACAACGTCTGGGCCGCGCGCGGGGTGCCGGTCGACGTCACGAAGTCGCAAGCCAAGTGGGGCGAGCCGACCGACTTCCACATCGTCGGATCCGACGCGAGCGGTGTCGTGTACGCCGTGGGATCCGACGTGACGAACGTCCGGGTGGGCGATCGTGTGATCGTCCACGCGGGGCAGTGGAACCACGACGACCCCTGGGTGGTTGCCGGCAACGATCCGGGACTCGCGGCGAGCTTCCGGGTCTGGGGCTACGACAGCTGCTGGGGCTCGTTCTCCCAGTTCGCCAAGGTGCAGGCGCACCAGTGCTTGCCGAAGGCCGACGCTCTCACCTGGGAGGAGGCTGCCGCGCCGACGCTGACCGGTGCCACGGCGTACCGGATGCTGTTCGGCTGGCCTCCGCACACGGTGCAACCCGACGATGTCGTGCTCGTATGGGGTGGCTCCGGTGGTCTCGGCTCGATGGGGGTCCAGCTCGTGCGCAACGCCGGAGGCAAGGCGGTCGCCGTCGTGTCCTCCGACGATAAGGGCGAGTTCGCGAAGCAACTCGGCGCGGCCGGCTACGTCAACCGCAAGGACTTCTCCCACTGGGGCGTGCCGCCCGCATGGGACAGTCCCGAGTGGAAGGATTGGTTCGCCGGCGCGAAGGCGTTCGGCAAGGCGATCTGGGACGTGCTCGGCGAGAAGCGCAGTCCGAGGATCGTGTTCGACCACCCCGGTCAGGACACGATCCCGACCTCGATCTTCGTGGCCGATCGCGGCGGCATGGTCGTGATCTGCGCGGGGACCTCCGGCTACGACACGATGGTGGATGTGCGCTACCTGTGGTTCATGCAGAAGCGCTACCAGGGATCGCACCTGTTCAACGACGAGCAGGCCGCGGCGTTCAACGATCTCGTCCGGGAGGGAAAGATCCGCACGGCGCTCGGGGCCACCTACCCCTACGAACAGAGCGGGTACGCGCACCAGCTGATGGCGGACGGCAAGCTCCCCGAGGGAAACGTGTCGGTGCTGATCAACGCTCCGCGCGAGGGCCTGATGGATCTGCCGTAG
- a CDS encoding DUF6159 family protein, whose product MGSISRGFRLAKQSWYVVMQERSLLVLPVLSFLCILLVAGAFGGGAFGMGLFDDATTSGSGGGGSNISPVAYVLLFCFYVITSFIAIYFNAVVIGVAMKRLHGEDASLGDGFALANQHLGKIFVWAVVTATVGMVLRMVAERAGFLGAILIRLVGVAWGLITFFVVPVILYEPLGVGASIKRSASLFKQKWGEQVVGNATIGLAMFVAGIGVALVCAGIGFAIPAAIPAVVVVGVLALIVLAALGSVLSGVFNAALYRYATTGDAGGAFSEQDLAGSFRPKKGLRGNLA is encoded by the coding sequence ATGGGTTCGATCAGCCGCGGGTTCCGGCTCGCGAAGCAGAGCTGGTACGTCGTGATGCAGGAGCGATCGTTGCTGGTGCTCCCGGTGCTCTCGTTCCTGTGCATCCTCCTGGTCGCGGGCGCGTTCGGCGGAGGCGCGTTCGGGATGGGCCTGTTCGACGACGCCACCACGTCCGGATCCGGCGGCGGTGGGTCCAACATCAGTCCGGTCGCGTACGTGCTCCTGTTCTGCTTCTACGTGATCACCTCGTTCATCGCGATCTACTTCAACGCCGTCGTGATCGGCGTCGCGATGAAGCGGCTGCACGGCGAAGATGCATCGCTGGGTGACGGATTCGCGCTCGCCAACCAGCACCTCGGCAAGATCTTCGTGTGGGCAGTGGTCACCGCGACCGTCGGCATGGTCCTTCGCATGGTGGCCGAGCGGGCGGGGTTCCTCGGCGCGATCCTGATCCGGCTCGTCGGCGTGGCGTGGGGGCTGATCACCTTCTTCGTCGTGCCAGTGATCCTCTACGAACCGCTCGGCGTCGGGGCGTCGATCAAGCGTTCGGCTTCGCTCTTCAAGCAGAAGTGGGGCGAGCAGGTCGTCGGGAACGCGACGATCGGTCTCGCGATGTTCGTGGCGGGTATCGGCGTTGCGCTCGTGTGCGCGGGCATCGGGTTCGCGATCCCCGCGGCGATCCCCGCCGTCGTGGTCGTGGGCGTTCTGGCGCTCATCGTCCTCGCGGCCCTTGGCTCGGTGCTCTCGGGCGTGTTCAATGCCGCGCTGTACCGCTACGCGACGACGGGCGACGCCGGCGGCGCGTTCAGCGAACAGGATCTCGCCGGGTCGTTCCGGCCGAAGAAGGGCCTGCGCGGCAACCTCGCGTAG
- a CDS encoding PD-(D/E)XK nuclease family protein: MGTHDRSSPTETPSLTLVQQRTADQLIRGGRRWDAPEDLAEVIAQRLETAVSVAAIDEPLVLTKARLSDAGRCDGRFEAGLLREAPPFAHSTKTASGLLLHKAVELDVGGRLERDPYELTVLASDRLVDDDAAFGRHWGELPEVDRDQLLMRSVTALELFRTTFPPLRSMRTTLAPMTEWRLRAEVSGGRLVLDGRIDLSLGRPAGPEGRLLLDIKGEGAWPEHAEDLRFYALVHTLRFGVPPSRVASVFLASGTWQVEDVTQRVLDRAIERIEGAIALAGRLRDGDEPSLRPGRYCAWCPRVQRCPAAARAAEPAVPAAG; this comes from the coding sequence ATGGGCACGCACGATCGTTCGTCGCCGACGGAAACTCCCTCCCTGACGCTGGTGCAGCAGCGGACGGCCGACCAACTGATCCGCGGCGGGCGGCGCTGGGACGCGCCCGAGGATCTCGCTGAGGTCATCGCGCAGCGCCTCGAGACGGCGGTGTCGGTCGCCGCGATCGACGAACCGTTGGTGCTGACGAAGGCTCGGCTCTCCGATGCCGGGCGGTGCGACGGTCGGTTCGAAGCGGGTCTGCTGCGGGAGGCACCCCCGTTCGCCCACTCGACCAAGACGGCGTCCGGCCTGCTGTTGCACAAGGCCGTCGAGCTCGACGTCGGCGGGCGGCTCGAGCGCGATCCTTACGAGCTGACCGTCCTCGCGTCCGATCGGCTCGTGGACGACGACGCGGCGTTCGGGCGGCACTGGGGCGAGCTCCCGGAGGTCGACCGCGACCAGCTCCTGATGCGGTCGGTGACCGCGCTCGAACTGTTCCGGACGACGTTCCCGCCGCTGCGGTCGATGCGAACGACGCTGGCCCCGATGACCGAGTGGCGCTTGCGGGCCGAAGTATCCGGCGGCCGGCTCGTGCTCGACGGCCGGATCGATCTGTCGCTGGGCCGGCCGGCCGGCCCCGAGGGGCGGCTCCTGCTCGACATCAAGGGCGAGGGAGCGTGGCCCGAGCACGCCGAGGATCTGCGTTTCTACGCCCTCGTGCACACGCTCCGCTTCGGGGTTCCGCCCTCGCGCGTGGCCAGCGTGTTCCTCGCGTCCGGCACGTGGCAGGTCGAGGACGTCACGCAGCGCGTGCTCGACAGGGCGATCGAGCGGATCGAAGGGGCGATCGCGCTCGCCGGGCGTCTCCGCGACGGCGACGAGCCCTCGCTGCGACCGGGCCGGTACTGCGCCTGGTGTCCGAGGGTGCAGCGGTGCCCCGCGGCCGCGCGGGCAGCCGAACCTGCCGTGCCTGCCGCCGGATAG